One region of Flavobacterium pisciphilum genomic DNA includes:
- a CDS encoding class I SAM-dependent methyltransferase: MKDSWTERWDDRYSTDEFAYGIHPNNYLKEQLEKLNTGAILFPAEGEGRNAVFAAKLGWTVSAFDISIEGKNKALQLAKSNNVTIDYQVGELQTLDYTPEQFDAIALIYAHFPGDIKSSYHKTLSNFLRKGGLLIFEAFSKKHIEYNSKNEKIGGPKELDMLFSIDEIKADFPDYEIIELKETEIELNEGLFHNGKGSVIRFVGRKK; this comes from the coding sequence ATGAAAGATTCTTGGACCGAAAGATGGGATGACCGATACAGTACAGACGAATTTGCATATGGCATACATCCAAACAATTATTTAAAAGAGCAATTAGAAAAACTAAATACAGGAGCAATACTATTTCCTGCTGAAGGAGAAGGACGAAATGCCGTTTTTGCAGCCAAACTTGGTTGGACAGTTTCAGCATTTGATATAAGCATCGAAGGAAAAAACAAAGCTTTACAACTTGCCAAATCCAATAACGTAACAATCGACTATCAGGTTGGTGAACTACAAACATTAGACTATACTCCTGAACAATTTGATGCTATCGCTTTAATCTATGCACACTTTCCAGGTGACATTAAATCGTCATACCATAAAACACTCAGTAACTTTTTACGCAAAGGAGGTCTACTAATTTTTGAAGCCTTCAGTAAAAAACACATCGAGTACAATTCTAAAAATGAAAAAATTGGTGGGCCAAAAGAATTGGATATGCTATTTTCTATTGATGAAATAAAAGCTGACTTTCCAGATTACGAAATAATCGAATTGAAAGAAACAGAAATTGAATTAAACGAAGGTCTTTTTCATAACGGAAAAGGATCTGTAATACGATTTGTGGGAAGAAAAAAATGA
- a CDS encoding PhzF family isomerase — MKRRITYQIDSFTKEKFKGNPAGVVVNAEGMNDYQMQQIARELNNSETAFLFPPDTDDCDGVIRYFTPSTEVPICGHATIAAMYAKALEDNLDSCVLRFKTKIGILPFEIIKDNADYQILMTQGAFELSPAFDKDITSRMIPALGLEAADIDERCPIQIASTGHSKVMIGIKTRKKLNSLSPNYNALAELSEEINCNGYFVFTLDSDDKNILTYGRMFAPGIGINEDPVTGNANGPLGGYLVQNKIVDFKDNTFEFNGRQGEKIDRLGLIKVKVEIENNKPKLIQIKGDAVAVFRTEILL, encoded by the coding sequence ATGAAAAGAAGAATAACATATCAAATTGATTCTTTTACAAAAGAAAAATTCAAAGGAAATCCAGCGGGAGTAGTTGTGAATGCCGAAGGAATGAATGATTACCAAATGCAACAAATTGCAAGAGAATTAAACAATTCTGAAACTGCTTTTCTATTCCCTCCTGATACTGATGATTGCGATGGCGTTATACGGTACTTTACTCCAAGTACCGAAGTCCCAATTTGCGGACATGCCACAATCGCTGCAATGTATGCAAAAGCACTTGAAGACAATTTGGATTCTTGTGTATTACGATTTAAAACTAAAATTGGAATTCTTCCTTTTGAAATAATCAAAGATAATGCAGATTATCAAATTCTAATGACACAAGGAGCCTTCGAGCTTAGTCCAGCTTTTGATAAGGATATAACAAGCAGAATGATACCTGCATTAGGGCTAGAAGCAGCAGATATCGATGAAAGATGTCCCATTCAGATAGCCTCTACAGGACATTCAAAAGTCATGATAGGAATTAAAACTCGAAAAAAACTAAACAGTTTATCTCCAAACTACAATGCATTAGCCGAATTGAGCGAAGAGATTAATTGCAATGGCTACTTCGTTTTTACTCTTGATTCCGATGACAAGAATATTCTAACTTATGGTCGAATGTTTGCTCCCGGAATTGGTATAAATGAAGACCCTGTTACTGGCAATGCAAACGGACCTCTTGGAGGATATTTAGTTCAAAATAAAATTGTAGATTTTAAAGACAATACTTTTGAATTTAATGGCAGGCAAGGTGAAAAAATTGATAGACTTGGTTTAATAAAAGTCAAAGTTGAAATCGAAAACAACAAACCAAAATTGATACAAATAAAAGGAGATGCTGTGGCTGTATTTAGAACTGAAATCTTATTATAA
- a CDS encoding DUF6896 domain-containing protein, with translation MRTFQNETKIELLNAMDEFKTMAKQLIHKVINETNQPEIEAIKKGDYYEIENADLLNRQETLSDNWLYDVHGEHCLFENTITGQTIEVSLGNKDHVTNMDPYFFYNFLKTTTHLAHLIEHFKNPFKDMLNLFEHFEEEKLLEHIHTIEYRKI, from the coding sequence ATGAGAACATTTCAAAATGAAACAAAAATTGAGCTGTTAAATGCTATGGATGAATTTAAAACAATGGCTAAACAACTAATTCATAAAGTAATCAATGAAACGAATCAACCTGAAATTGAAGCAATAAAAAAAGGAGATTACTACGAAATTGAAAATGCCGATCTTTTAAACAGACAAGAAACATTATCCGATAATTGGCTTTATGATGTTCATGGAGAACATTGTTTATTTGAGAATACAATAACTGGGCAGACGATAGAAGTTTCCCTAGGGAATAAAGATCACGTTACTAATATGGATCCTTATTTTTTCTATAATTTTCTTAAAACAACAACACATCTTGCACATCTTATTGAACATTTTAAAAATCCTTTTAAAGACATGTTGAATTTATTTGAACATTTTGAGGAGGAAAAATTATTAGAACATATTCATACCATTGAATATCGAAAAATATAA
- a CDS encoding GNAT family N-acetyltransferase, with protein MKLDFNKFPKLTTERLVLRKIENQDFERIHKLHSNPIVNAFVGRDNSSNLEKAKAYIIRINNLVANNECIYWVITTKENNNLIGSICLWNFDLENKIAEIGYEMLAEYQGKGYMSEALKEVIKYAFEEINSSIIAAYPSSDNINSVSILKKLNFEYEDRLYNNTHQNIQNLVTYTLRKV; from the coding sequence ATGAAATTAGATTTTAATAAATTTCCTAAATTGACAACTGAAAGATTAGTTTTGAGAAAAATTGAAAATCAAGATTTTGAACGCATTCATAAATTGCATTCTAATCCTATAGTAAATGCATTTGTAGGTCGGGATAATTCCTCCAACTTAGAGAAAGCAAAAGCATATATAATCCGAATAAATAATTTAGTTGCCAATAATGAATGTATTTATTGGGTAATCACAACAAAAGAAAACAACAATCTTATAGGTTCTATTTGTCTATGGAATTTTGATTTAGAAAACAAGATTGCCGAAATCGGATATGAGATGTTAGCTGAATACCAAGGAAAAGGATATATGTCAGAAGCATTAAAAGAGGTTATAAAATATGCCTTTGAAGAAATAAATTCATCTATTATTGCAGCATATCCATCATCTGACAATATAAACTCAGTATCAATTTTAAAGAAACTTAATTTTGAATACGAAGACAGACTTTATAATAATACACATCAAAATATACAAAACCTTGTAACCTATACATTAAGAAAAGTATAG
- a CDS encoding class I SAM-dependent methyltransferase yields the protein MKQNKYDDESFFENYGKMPRSVEGLNAAGEWYVLREMLPLFQNKNVLDLGCGYGWHCIYAKEQGAEKVIGIDLSQKMIRKAKENSKDLAIEYKQMAIEDIDFQPEAFDIVISSLAFHYVENLKSIFDKINTNLKKGGSFVFSMEHPAFTAREEQDWFTDNDGNRLHWPIDNYQNEGIRHTQFLGHEVIKYHRTFETIVNTLINANFSIKQISEPKPSEEIVNKYPEMIDEARRPIFILISAIKN from the coding sequence ATGAAACAGAATAAATATGACGATGAATCTTTCTTTGAGAATTATGGCAAAATGCCACGTTCTGTCGAAGGATTAAATGCTGCAGGAGAATGGTATGTTTTACGTGAAATGTTACCTCTATTTCAAAACAAGAACGTACTTGACCTTGGTTGTGGTTATGGTTGGCATTGTATTTATGCCAAAGAACAAGGGGCAGAGAAAGTCATTGGCATTGATTTGTCTCAAAAAATGATTCGAAAAGCTAAAGAAAATTCAAAAGACTTAGCAATAGAATACAAACAAATGGCAATAGAAGATATCGACTTTCAACCTGAGGCGTTTGATATTGTGATTAGCTCCCTAGCATTTCATTATGTAGAGAATCTAAAATCTATTTTTGATAAAATTAATACAAATCTAAAAAAAGGGGGCAGTTTTGTTTTTTCAATGGAGCACCCTGCCTTCACAGCACGAGAAGAACAAGATTGGTTTACGGATAATGATGGAAATCGTTTGCACTGGCCAATTGATAATTACCAAAACGAAGGTATCAGACACACTCAATTTTTAGGTCATGAAGTAATTAAATACCACCGAACTTTTGAGACTATTGTTAACACCTTAATCAATGCTAATTTCTCGATTAAACAAATATCCGAGCCTAAACCGTCTGAGGAAATAGTAAACAAATATCCCGAAATGATAGACGAAGCCAGAAGGCCAATTTTTATATTGATTTCGGCAATTAAGAATTAA
- a CDS encoding alpha/beta hydrolase, which translates to MNSTEVLRIESRISNLSIAINHTKPNVISDDYPVLFLHGSSFPTALSFDFKMNNASWMTNLAENGYDVFSLDFLGYGNSDRYPEMENNTKESKVVGRAQDVFLDVDKAVELIIKKTGKSKVYLIGHSWGGTVASLYASKFSDKIEKLVLFATITARNENDVVEKIQGSYDEMTPKQRIDAMANLTPDGKICQLEKEVFTNWGEIWKKSDPLLIKFKTESIRFPSGPNQDVEDLLHNKSYYNPRDIKSSTLIIRGEWDKYPNNADAENLFISLENAKSKKYVVLEKGTHVMHLEQSRKQLYAETLCFLKSRMY; encoded by the coding sequence ATGAATTCTACTGAAGTTTTAAGGATAGAAAGTCGTATTAGTAATTTAAGTATTGCAATTAATCATACCAAACCCAATGTGATTTCGGATGATTATCCGGTACTTTTTCTACATGGTTCGTCATTTCCAACGGCTCTCTCTTTTGATTTTAAAATGAATAATGCATCTTGGATGACCAATTTAGCTGAGAATGGGTATGATGTATTTTCATTGGATTTCTTGGGTTACGGAAATTCGGATAGATATCCAGAAATGGAGAATAATACTAAAGAAAGTAAAGTAGTTGGTCGTGCTCAAGATGTATTCTTAGATGTTGATAAAGCGGTTGAGTTAATTATAAAAAAGACGGGTAAAAGTAAAGTCTATTTAATTGGGCATTCATGGGGTGGAACTGTTGCTTCGCTCTATGCATCGAAATTCTCTGATAAAATCGAAAAGCTAGTTTTATTTGCCACAATAACAGCTAGAAACGAGAATGATGTGGTCGAAAAGATTCAAGGCTCTTATGATGAAATGACGCCTAAACAAAGAATTGATGCTATGGCGAATTTAACTCCTGATGGTAAAATATGTCAATTAGAAAAGGAAGTTTTTACTAATTGGGGAGAAATTTGGAAGAAAAGCGATCCGTTACTTATAAAATTTAAAACTGAAAGCATTCGTTTTCCATCAGGTCCAAATCAAGATGTTGAAGATTTATTGCACAATAAATCCTATTACAATCCTAGAGATATCAAATCTTCAACATTGATAATAAGAGGGGAGTGGGATAAATACCCTAATAATGCTGATGCTGAGAATTTATTTATTTCCCTTGAAAATGCTAAATCAAAAAAATACGTTGTTTTAGAAAAAGGTACTCATGTTATGCATTTGGAACAAAGCCGAAAACAATTGTATGCTGAAACGTTGTGTTTTTTAAAATCGAGAATGTATTAA
- a CDS encoding class A beta-lactamase-related serine hydrolase produces the protein MTIKSINHYFLLLFLASFSLSAQVDKNSDLYKTIISKDSLLFKIGFNTCDANQFETLLTEDFEFYHDKDSISDRKKFLHDFRNGICLPSRKYYVRRELVAGSTEIYPLYKNKTLYGAVQIGMHRFYESTLGTKEIPGSTARFTHLWLLQKGTWKLARSLSYDHINNPVTNKTAIFDNDSEIEKWLKENNVPTLGLGIINNGKLQQIKVFGEIKKGATAPYNTIFNVASLTKPITAMVTLKLVSLGKWNLDGPLYKYWIDPDIANDPKTKKITTRYVLSHQTGFPNWRWNNPDKKLNFQFEPGTKYQYSGEGFEYLRKALEKKFNKNLNQLAKELIFNPLQMTDTNYIWDTKTDETRFAIGYDPKGKAYEIDRHKTINAADDLLTTIEDYGKFLVSFMNGDGLSKKVFEDLKTNQVETKAGKHFGLGFDIYDLGNGETALSHGGADQGVQTIFFILPKTKQGILIFTNVDDGYKIYEKLLTHYLGEKGKRIIEIETK, from the coding sequence ATGACAATCAAATCAATCAACCACTATTTTCTACTGCTATTCTTAGCTTCATTCTCTTTATCAGCACAAGTTGATAAAAACTCCGATTTATATAAAACTATCATTTCTAAAGATAGTTTGCTCTTTAAAATTGGTTTTAATACTTGCGATGCAAATCAATTTGAAACATTACTAACCGAAGATTTCGAGTTTTATCATGACAAGGACAGCATATCCGACAGGAAAAAATTCTTGCATGATTTTCGTAACGGAATATGTCTTCCGTCTAGAAAATACTATGTCAGAAGGGAATTAGTAGCGGGAAGCACTGAAATTTATCCACTTTATAAAAACAAAACACTCTATGGTGCCGTCCAAATTGGGATGCATCGTTTTTATGAATCTACACTTGGAACAAAAGAAATCCCTGGAAGTACAGCCCGATTTACACATTTATGGCTGTTGCAAAAAGGAACATGGAAACTCGCTCGATCTCTCAGTTATGACCATATAAACAACCCAGTTACTAATAAAACAGCTATTTTTGATAATGATTCAGAGATTGAGAAATGGCTCAAAGAAAATAATGTTCCTACACTTGGTTTGGGGATAATTAATAATGGAAAACTTCAACAAATTAAAGTTTTTGGCGAAATAAAAAAAGGAGCAACAGCACCATACAATACTATTTTTAATGTTGCCTCACTCACCAAACCAATTACTGCAATGGTAACCTTAAAACTAGTTAGTTTAGGTAAATGGAACTTAGATGGGCCTCTTTACAAATATTGGATAGATCCAGATATCGCAAACGATCCAAAAACAAAAAAAATAACTACAAGATATGTTTTAAGTCATCAAACAGGTTTTCCAAATTGGCGTTGGAACAATCCTGATAAAAAACTAAACTTCCAATTTGAACCTGGAACAAAATACCAATATTCTGGCGAAGGTTTTGAATATTTGCGAAAAGCATTAGAAAAAAAATTCAATAAAAACCTGAATCAATTAGCCAAAGAATTAATTTTTAATCCTTTGCAAATGACAGACACCAATTATATATGGGATACTAAAACTGATGAAACTCGCTTTGCTATTGGATATGACCCAAAAGGGAAAGCATACGAGATAGACAGGCATAAAACAATAAATGCTGCTGATGATTTATTAACAACCATCGAAGATTACGGAAAGTTCTTAGTTAGTTTTATGAACGGTGATGGGCTATCTAAAAAAGTTTTTGAAGATTTAAAAACAAATCAAGTCGAGACAAAAGCAGGGAAACATTTTGGATTAGGTTTTGATATTTATGATTTAGGAAACGGAGAAACGGCATTGTCACATGGTGGTGCAGATCAAGGCGTACAAACTATCTTCTTTATACTTCCAAAAACAAAACAAGGTATTCTAATTTTTACCAATGTAGATGATGGATATAAAATATATGAAAAGTTGCTTACCCACTACTTAGGAGAAAAAGGCAAAAGAATAATCGAAATCGAAACAAAGTAA
- a CDS encoding DUF2085 domain-containing protein: protein MKLNEFTLGCHGIPERCFKINEKHMPFCARCLGASIGHIFCAICYFFYFLPPFYFSIIGLAFMLADWYFQNTLNKYHSNFMRLVTGTIGGFSMGIIIWKTFDLILKF, encoded by the coding sequence ATGAAACTAAATGAATTTACTTTAGGTTGTCACGGAATTCCCGAAAGGTGTTTTAAAATTAATGAAAAACACATGCCTTTTTGTGCAAGGTGTTTAGGCGCTAGTATTGGCCATATCTTTTGTGCAATTTGTTACTTTTTTTATTTCCTACCACCCTTTTATTTTTCGATTATTGGATTGGCATTCATGCTTGCAGATTGGTATTTTCAAAACACATTAAACAAATACCATAGCAATTTCATGAGACTGGTAACAGGTACAATAGGCGGTTTTTCGATGGGAATAATCATCTGGAAAACATTTGATTTAATATTGAAATTTTAA
- a CDS encoding ClbS/DfsB family four-helix bundle protein, whose amino-acid sequence MAVPQNKTELLSDIEKTYKKLQSDLKTIPVEFTNEKTLDGHAKDTMMSVNNLISYLIGWGELVLKWHHKKNNNQTVDFPETGYKWNELGKLAQKFYSDYQDLDFLQLQEKLETTVNNLQTLIKNYDNETLYKQEWYEKWTMGRMIQFNTSSPYKNARGRIRQWKKENSLK is encoded by the coding sequence ATGGCTGTACCTCAAAACAAAACAGAATTATTAAGTGATATCGAAAAAACGTACAAAAAACTCCAAAGTGATTTAAAGACTATTCCTGTTGAGTTCACAAACGAGAAAACACTCGATGGACATGCAAAAGATACAATGATGAGTGTAAACAACTTAATTTCGTACTTAATTGGTTGGGGAGAATTGGTATTAAAATGGCATCATAAAAAGAATAATAACCAAACTGTGGATTTCCCAGAAACGGGTTATAAATGGAATGAACTCGGCAAACTTGCTCAGAAATTTTATTCTGATTATCAAGATTTAGATTTTCTACAATTACAAGAAAAATTAGAAACAACGGTAAATAACCTGCAAACGTTGATTAAAAACTATGATAACGAAACGCTCTATAAACAAGAGTGGTATGAAAAATGGACAATGGGAAGAATGATACAATTTAATACCTCATCTCCATATAAAAATGCCAGAGGTAGAATAAGACAATGGAAAAAAGAAAATAGCTTGAAATAA
- the ribB gene encoding 3,4-dihydroxy-2-butanone-4-phosphate synthase, protein MITAIENENPLLLFGTNSQERVENAIKELKIGKGILLIDDKDRENEGDLVFSAQHMSVADMALMIRECSGIVCLCLTNEKADELKLPYMVKENTSLFQTPFTVSIEAKEGVTTGLSASDRIQTIRTASVDFAKPTDLVKPGHIFPLRANDKGVLQRNGHTEGSIDLMKLSDLKPQAVLCELMNPNGTMARLPEILSFAKKHQMVVLTIEDIVHYRKFVRDFI, encoded by the coding sequence ATGATTACTGCAATAGAAAATGAAAATCCGTTATTATTATTTGGTACAAATAGTCAAGAACGTGTTGAGAATGCAATTAAAGAACTTAAAATAGGTAAAGGAATTTTATTAATAGATGATAAAGACCGTGAAAATGAAGGCGACTTAGTTTTTTCAGCACAACATATGTCTGTTGCTGATATGGCGCTAATGATTCGGGAATGCAGCGGAATCGTATGCCTTTGTCTTACGAATGAGAAAGCTGATGAATTAAAATTACCTTATATGGTCAAAGAAAACACTAGCCTTTTCCAAACTCCATTTACAGTATCAATAGAAGCTAAAGAAGGTGTCACAACCGGTCTTTCGGCATCAGATAGAATTCAAACGATAAGAACAGCCTCTGTTGATTTTGCCAAACCTACAGATCTAGTAAAACCAGGGCATATTTTTCCGCTAAGAGCAAATGACAAGGGTGTCCTACAAAGAAATGGTCATACAGAGGGAAGTATCGATTTAATGAAATTGTCTGACCTAAAACCTCAAGCTGTATTATGTGAATTAATGAATCCTAATGGAACTATGGCAAGGTTACCTGAGATTTTATCATTTGCTAAGAAACATCAAATGGTTGTTTTAACAATAGAGGATATCGTACATTATCGTAAGTTTGTTAGAGATTTTATTTAA
- a CDS encoding Crp/Fnr family transcriptional regulator gives MKEQLAKYIKEVSSVTDEELDKILNYFNPLEIEKNELLVIQGQTTQRMYFICNGCLRIFFITEEGQEATRYLGFENNFVTALSSFVLSEPSLEFVQALEPTELLYISRQDFYHLLESIPNWGSFYRHYMEMAYVTNTKRLMSFLTQNATERYKHLLDTNPKVTQRLSNKIVSSYLNISQETLSRVKSKP, from the coding sequence ATGAAAGAGCAATTAGCTAAATATATAAAAGAGGTATCTTCAGTTACAGATGAAGAGCTAGATAAGATTCTTAATTATTTCAATCCTTTGGAGATAGAAAAAAATGAACTCTTAGTTATTCAGGGACAAACTACCCAACGAATGTACTTTATTTGTAATGGTTGCTTGCGTATATTTTTTATAACAGAAGAAGGGCAAGAAGCAACACGATATCTAGGTTTCGAGAATAATTTTGTAACTGCTTTATCTAGCTTTGTATTAAGTGAGCCTTCTTTGGAATTTGTTCAAGCATTAGAGCCTACAGAATTACTTTATATCTCTCGTCAGGATTTTTATCATTTGCTAGAAAGCATCCCAAATTGGGGCAGTTTTTACAGACACTATATGGAAATGGCCTATGTAACCAATACCAAAAGGCTTATGTCATTCTTAACCCAAAATGCCACCGAAAGATACAAACACCTGCTAGATACTAATCCAAAAGTAACACAACGTTTATCAAACAAAATAGTTTCTTCCTACCTCAACATTTCACAAGAAACATTAAGTAGAGTAAAATCTAAACCTTAA
- a CDS encoding TIGR00730 family Rossman fold protein yields the protein MNRITVFCGSSFGNKKEYETQAFQLGQIMSENKIDLVYGGANVGLMGAVADGVLNKNGKVIGVLPDFLRNKEIAHDNLTELIIVKSMHERKTKMNDLSDGVIALPGGFGTLEEFFEMLTWAQLGLHKKPIGILNIDGFYDLLLEFIMKMVNEGFLKEINQQMIIVSNNSQELLDKMKNYVAPEVGKWIKKGNE from the coding sequence ATGAACCGAATTACCGTTTTTTGTGGATCAAGTTTTGGAAATAAAAAAGAATATGAAACTCAAGCTTTTCAGCTTGGGCAAATAATGTCCGAAAATAAAATAGACTTAGTTTATGGCGGAGCCAATGTAGGACTTATGGGAGCTGTTGCTGATGGTGTTTTAAATAAAAATGGAAAAGTGATTGGTGTTTTACCAGACTTTTTGAGAAACAAAGAAATTGCACACGATAATTTAACTGAGTTAATTATTGTGAAAAGTATGCATGAAAGAAAAACAAAAATGAACGATTTAAGCGATGGTGTAATTGCTTTACCGGGTGGGTTTGGAACATTAGAAGAGTTTTTTGAAATGCTTACATGGGCACAACTAGGTCTACATAAAAAGCCAATTGGAATTTTGAATATCGATGGTTTCTATGATTTATTATTGGAATTTATTATGAAAATGGTAAACGAAGGTTTCCTAAAAGAGATAAACCAACAAATGATAATCGTAAGCAACAACTCTCAAGAGTTACTTGATAAAATGAAAAATTACGTAGCCCCTGAGGTGGGTAAATGGATTAAAAAAGGAAATGAATAA
- a CDS encoding VOC family protein, whose product MKNKSNPVVYFEIPVNDMERAVQFYSAVFNFEFERDVIHDNEMAFFPLSEDNSGISGALAKGEIYKPTINGTLIYFKTEDIDATLNLALKNGAEVLFPITSNGEFGSVAEFKDCEGNRIALHMANK is encoded by the coding sequence ATGAAAAACAAATCAAATCCGGTTGTTTATTTTGAGATTCCTGTAAACGATATGGAAAGAGCCGTGCAATTTTATTCGGCAGTTTTTAATTTTGAGTTTGAAAGAGATGTTATTCATGATAACGAAATGGCATTTTTTCCACTTTCCGAAGACAATAGCGGAATTTCTGGAGCTTTGGCAAAAGGAGAAATATACAAGCCTACAATAAACGGAACACTCATTTATTTTAAAACTGAAGATATTGATGCAACTTTAAACTTAGCATTGAAAAATGGTGCTGAAGTTTTATTTCCAATAACCTCAAATGGAGAATTTGGTTCAGTAGCCGAATTTAAAGATTGCGAAGGAAACAGAATTGCATTACATATGGCTAATAAATAA
- a CDS encoding ACT domain-containing protein: protein MSGEKDLEKLLKSMKPKHNVGDYVFCTIKSLENIATKDVVMSFVESEGITLILKKEIADELKLNYSVVMSWITLTVHSSLEAVGLTAAFAKALSDNEISCNVVAAFYHDHIFVNKRDTDQAIAILNKFSE, encoded by the coding sequence ATGTCAGGAGAAAAAGATTTAGAAAAATTACTCAAAAGCATGAAACCCAAACACAATGTTGGTGATTATGTTTTTTGCACCATAAAAAGCCTTGAAAATATAGCTACCAAAGATGTCGTAATGTCATTTGTAGAAAGTGAAGGCATTACTTTAATCTTAAAAAAAGAAATTGCTGACGAATTAAAACTCAATTATTCTGTTGTGATGTCGTGGATAACGCTTACTGTACATTCTTCTTTGGAAGCTGTAGGTTTAACTGCTGCATTCGCAAAAGCGCTTTCGGATAATGAAATTAGTTGTAATGTTGTTGCGGCATTTTATCACGATCATATCTTTGTAAATAAAAGAGATACGGACCAAGCGATTGCTATTTTAAATAAATTTTCAGAATAA
- a CDS encoding helix-turn-helix domain-containing protein produces the protein MTTDIIELNNFIVLIEQSNTEKTIIEKCEIDGDVIGFAFYGSGNVELEITYENKNIVINNTTGIAISFFGNSKVGFAHKISPNKPLQSISVFMKIKNLNTLPERESEIFTEYLQQLLHPEANFVKGPSFYMSPDMQNAVQKIFNTQYKGDTRLMFLKSQITELLAHFFAFLAADKEESIKETDREKLFQAKEIITQNIATPPSLSELSKLIGLNNNKLKKNFKELFGIPVFKYLQDQRLNKAHELLSNTDKNIQETAWFVGYESLSSFSNAFHKKFGLRPSELKK, from the coding sequence ATGACAACAGACATCATAGAATTGAACAACTTCATCGTTTTAATCGAGCAATCAAATACCGAAAAAACTATTATTGAAAAATGTGAAATCGATGGTGATGTTATAGGTTTTGCCTTCTATGGCTCAGGAAATGTTGAATTAGAAATTACTTACGAAAATAAAAACATCGTTATAAACAATACCACAGGAATTGCAATTTCCTTTTTTGGTAATAGCAAAGTAGGATTTGCACATAAAATATCTCCTAATAAACCATTGCAATCGATTAGTGTATTTATGAAAATAAAAAATCTAAATACACTACCTGAACGTGAAAGTGAAATTTTCACTGAATATTTACAACAACTTCTTCATCCTGAAGCTAATTTTGTCAAAGGTCCAAGTTTTTATATGTCCCCCGATATGCAAAACGCAGTCCAAAAAATATTCAACACCCAATATAAAGGAGATACTAGATTAATGTTTCTTAAAAGTCAGATAACTGAATTACTAGCACATTTCTTTGCTTTTCTTGCTGCTGATAAAGAAGAAAGCATAAAAGAAACTGACCGAGAAAAGCTATTTCAAGCAAAAGAAATCATAACTCAAAATATTGCTACACCACCCTCATTAAGCGAATTGTCAAAACTAATTGGGCTTAACAATAACAAACTCAAAAAGAATTTTAAAGAGCTCTTTGGTATTCCTGTATTTAAATACCTTCAAGACCAACGACTGAATAAAGCACATGAATTATTAAGCAATACAGATAAAAACATTCAAGAAACTGCTTGGTTTGTGGGCTACGAAAGTTTAAGCTCTTTCTCGAATGCCTTTCATAAAAAATTCGGGCTTCGACCAAGCGAACTGAAAAAATAA